Proteins from a single region of Carassius carassius chromosome 37, fCarCar2.1, whole genome shotgun sequence:
- the LOC132118352 gene encoding armadillo repeat-containing protein 1-like, with product MMDALSVVTQLRDLASEPQNREVIVQDQGCLPGLVLFLDHKDPKVLFATLQTLRYLAESPRNINTMKNELGMMVSLETLIERTGVTIDITDLAKEVYGVLSSQTQRPASQSPEQQKRRNKPQFFINSSNKKAKSVTLHIQGLDGADQRGVCEEALLRVKGVISFTFQMALKRCTVRIRADLSTESLATAIAATKVLSAKQVLKNENGEEVLIPISTSGSKVEENCHLPDYLPEEESPEKELDRAVSRTGAKQDTSGSWLNTAASFLTKTFYW from the exons ATGATGGATGCATTATCAGTAGTCACACAGCTGCGGGACCTGGCATCTGAACCACAGAATCGGGAGGTGATTGTTCAGGACCAAGGTTGCCTTCCAGGACTAGTGCTGTTCCTCGACCACAAAGACCCGAAAGTGCTGTTTGCCACCCTCCAG ACTTTGCGGTACCTGGCTGAATCTCCCCGCAACATCAACACCATGAAAAACGAGCTTGGCATGATGGTGAGCCTGGAGACACTGATAGAGAG GACTGGTGTGACGATTGATATTACAGACCTTGCAAAAGAGGTGTATGGTGTGTTGAGTTCTCAAACACAGAGACCGGCTTCTCAGAGTCCAGAGCAACAGAAGAGGAGAAACAAACCCCAGTTCTTCATCAACAGCTCCAACAAGAAAGCAAAATCAGTTACCCTCCATATACAAGGCTTGGATGGGGCA GATCAGAGAGGTGTGTGTGAGGAGGCCCTTTTGAGAGTCAAAGGAGTAATCAGCTTCACCTTCCAGATGGCTCTGAAGAGATGCACTGTACGCATCCGGGCCGACCTGTCCACAGAG AGTCTGGCCACTGCTATTGCTGCCACAAAAGTGCTTTCAGCTAAGCAAGtcttgaaaaatgaaaatggagAAGAG GTTCTCATTCCAATCAGCACCTCTGGCTCAAAGGTAGAAGAGAATTGCCACCTGCCTGATTACCTGCCAGAGGAAGAGAGTCCGGAGAAAGAGCTAGACCGTGCAGTGTCACGTACTGGTGCTAAACAAGACACCAGTGGCAGCTGGCTGAACACGGCAGCCAGTTTCCTCACTAAAACCTTCTACTGGTAA
- the nlrp12l gene encoding NACHT, LRR and PYD domains-containing protein 12 isoform X2: MLDPIDLKRKPLLSVQRFGKQRKLNDVSNKSQASMTEPVAFHFEDFATEQQSHKNSIPELTVHSKSAMECQQEFKTRLKAKFQCIYNDVPKQSHPTFLNDIFTELYITEGESENVNKEHEVRQIETALRRKTTVDIPVKCNDIFKHSTEENRPIKCVLTKGVAGIGKTVSVQKFILDWAEGSANQDIKFVYPLPFRELNLMKGKHFSLTELLQHFKMETGSGDNLENQLVLFIFDGLDECRFPLDFQNNGKLNNPTLPASIDVLLTNLISNNLLPDSLIWITSRPAAASQIPLDYINLVTEVRGFNDPQKEEYLNKRINDKHLSGRIITHLKSSRSLYIMCHIPVFCWLSVMVLERMFNTAEDEEIPKTLTQMYTHFLLLQTHAKNMRYTREHNPGPEDEERILKLGKLAFQQLKNGNLIFYEEDLMACGIDVKEAVVYSGVCSQIFREESALTENKVYCFIHLSIQEFLAAMYVYYMFKVHHRNVLDHEEHQELTETTLFDLHKSAIDEALKSENGHLDLFLRFLLGLSLESNQSLLQGLLSQSGSRDCQSIVETIEYIKKMIEEMSVPEKSINLFYCLNELNDLSLVKEVQRFLNSGHFSKLSPAQWSALVFVLLTSEEKLDVFDLKKYIRSDEGLTRLMPVVKASETALLDNCGLTLRCCRTLASTVGSSSSNVRVLDLCSNSIGDKGLELLTTGLENTQCNLEELRLSYCRITTCGCSVLKTGLLPNLPNLRVLDLSENSLREAGIKILADYVKDQHCKLEILRLKDCRVTTQGTIAIASALLSNPSHLRELDLHWNNPGDDGVEKLSAVIQHPLSKLETLWLSYGLLTEKSCQSLASALRSSFSTLKALDLSGNAIYDEAVKMLSNGLGSPHCKVEILRLALCEITEVGVDDLASALVSNPAHLRELDLRQNHIKDFGVSRLAEMVKISNCRLEMLCLGDSGVTKDGCGVLAAALNSNPSYLRELDLSSNGLKDTGMRLLSPVLRNHSSNIMKLDLSQCGLTMACCDSLAAALQEKPSSLRELNLGVNNLEDLGIEILCAGLENPHCQLDTLGLSNCGVTGEGCTILASALRSYHSLLRELDLSENNLTDSAVRPLSVLLDDPDCKLEKLILY; encoded by the exons ATGCTGGATCCAattgatttaaaaagaaaacctcTTTTGTCAGTACAAAG GTTTGGTAAGCAGAGAAAGCTGAATGATGTGTCGAACAAAAGCCAGGCATCAATGACTGAACCAGTTgctttccattttgaagactttGCCACTGAGCAACA GTCTCACAAGAACAGTATTCCTGAATTAACTGTCCATTCAAAATCAGCAATGGAGTGCCAGCAAGAATTTAAAACAAGACTGAAAGCCAAATTTCAGTGCATTTACAATGACGTGCCCAAACAATCACATCCCACGTTCCTGAACGACATCTTCACAGAGCTTTACATCACTGAAGGGGAAAGTGAGAATGTCAACAAAGAACACGAGGTGAGACAGATCGAGACAGCGTTGAGGAGAAAAACCACAGTAGACATTCCAGTCAAATGCAATGACATTTTTAAACACTCTACTGAAGAAAACAGACCCATCAAATGTGTGTTGACTAAGGGTGTTGCAGGCATTGGGAAAACAGTTTCAGTGCAGAAATTTATACTGGATTGGGCTGAGGGCAGCGCTAATCAGGATATCAAGTTTGTGTATCCGCTTCCATTCCGAGAACTGAACCTGATGAAAGGGAAACATTTCAGCTTGACTGAGCTTCTCCAACACTTCAAAATGGAAACAGGCTCTGGAGATAATCTTGAAAACCAATTAGTTCTCTTCATCTTTGACGGTCTGGATGAATGCCGCTTTCCTTTGGATTTCCAGAATAACGGAAAGTTGAATAACCCAACTCTGCCAGCTTCTATTGATGTTTTGCTAACCAATCTCATCAGTAACAATCTGCTTCCTGATTCCCTCATTTGGATAACATCTCGACCAGCAGCAGCCAGTCAGATCCCTCTCGACTATATCAATCTGGTGACTGAAGTTCGAGGGTTTAATGATCCACAAAAGGAGGAATACCTCAACAAGAGAATAAATGATAAACACCTCTCTGGTCGTATCATCACGCACTTAAAGTCGTCAAGAAGTCTGTACATCATGTGTCATATACCAGTCTTCTGTTGGCTCTCTGTTATGGTGCTAGAGAGAATGTTCAACACAGCAGAAGATGAAGAAATCCCCAAGACTCTTActcaaatgtacacacacttccttCTCCTCCAAACCCATGCGAAAAACATGAGATACACCAGAGAGCACAACCCAGGCCCGGAGGATGAAGAAAGGATTTTAAAGCTAGGTAAGCTAGCCTTCCAACAACTGAAAAATGGCAATCTGATATTCTATGAGGAAGACCTGATGGCCTGTGGGATTGATGTGAAGGAGGCAGTGGTGTACTCAGGAGTTTGCTCACAGATCTTCCGAGAGGAGTCAGCATTAACCGAGAACAAAGTCTACTGCTTCATCCACCTGAGCATTCAGGAGTTTTTAGCAGCAATGTATGTGTATTACATGTTTAAGGTCCACCACAGAAACGTTCTGGATCATGAAGAGCATCAAGAGCTTACAGAGACCACCTTGTTTGACTTGCATAAGAGTGCCATTGACGAGGCTCTAAAGAGTGAGAATGGACATCTGGATCTATTTCTCCGATTCCTTCTGGGACTTTCCTTGGAGTCCAATCAGAGCCTTTTACAAGGTTTGCTTTCTCAGTCTGGTAGCAGAGACTGTCAGAGCATTGTGGAAACCAttgaatatataaagaaaatgatAGAGGAGATGTCCGTGCCAGAAAAGTCTATAAATCTCTTTTACTGTCTCAATGAACTCAATGATCTCTCTTTGGTCAAGGAGGTCCAGCGGTTCCTGAACTCAGGGCATTTTTCTAAACTTTCCCCTGCACAGTGGTCTGCTTTGGTTTTTGTGTTGCTGACATCAGAAGAGAAGCTGGATGTGTTTGACCTGAAGAAGTATATCAGATCGGATGAAGGCCTCACCAGATTGATGCCAGTGGTCAAAGCTTCAGAAACTGCGCT ACTGGATAATTGTGGACTTACTTTGAGATGCTGTAGAACTCTTGCCTCCACTGTTGGCTCTAGCTCTTCTAATGTACGAGTGCTAGATCTGTGCAGTAACTCCATTGGAGACAAAGGGCTGGAGCTTCTGACCACCGGACTGGAAAACACACAGTGTAATTTAGAGGAACTGAG GCTCTCATACTGCAGAATCACCACATGCGGCTGCTCTGTTCTTAAAACAGGACTGCTTCCAAACCTTCCAAACCTTAGGGTGCTGGACCTGAGTGAAAACAGTCTGAGAGAAGCAGGAATTAAGATCTTAGCCGATTACGTGAAGGATCAGCACTGTAAACTTGAGATACTGAG ACTTAAGGACTGCAGAGTTACAACTCAGGGCACCATTGCAATAGCCTCAGCTCTGCTGTCTAACCCGTCACACTTAAGAGAGCTCGATCTGCACTGGAATAATCCAGGAGATGATGGAGTGGAGAAGCTTTCCGCTGTCATACAGCACCCACTCTCAAAGCTTGAAACACTTtg GCTAAGTTACGGTTTGCTCACTGAGAAATCCTGTCAGTCTTTGGCTTCGGCTCTCAGGTCCAGCTTCTCTACTCTGAAAGCTTTAGATCTGAGTGGCAACGCAATCTATGATGAAGCAGTGAAAATGCTCTCAAATGGACTTGGAAGCCCTCACTGTAAAGTAGAGATTTTGAG GTTGGCATTGTGTGAGATCACAGAGGTGGGTGTTGATGATTTGGCCTCAGCTCTCGTTTCTAACCCAGCTCATCTAAGAGAGCTGGACCTGAGACAGAACCACATAAAAGATTTCGGTGTATCAAGACTTGCTGAAATGGTGAAGATTTCCAACTGTAGGCTGGAGATGTTATG TTTAGGAGACAGTGGGGTCACAAAGGACGGTTGTGGTGTCCTCGCTGCAGCTCTAAACTCAAACCCGTCGTATctgagagagctggacctgagCAGTAACGGGCTCAAAGACACAGGGATGAGGCTTCTTTCTCCTGTCCTGAGGAATCACAGCAGCAACATTATGAAATTAGA TTTGAGTCAGTGTGGTTTAACCATGGCCTGCTGTGATTCACTGGCTGCAGCTCTTCAAGAAAAACCCTCAAGTCTTAGAGAGCTGAATTTAGGAGTAAATAATCTAGAAGATCTGGGAATTGAAATCCTCTGTGCTGGACTGGAAAATCCACATTGTCAGCTGGACACTTTAGG GCTGTCTAACTGTGGGGTCACAGGGGAAGGTTGCACAATTTTAGCCTCTGCACTGAGATCTTATCACTCACTTTTAAGAGAGCTGGACCTGAGTGAAAACAATCTCACAGATTCAGCCGTGAGGCCACTATCGGTCTTGCTAGATGATCCAGACTGTAAACTAGAGAAACTTAT CTTGTATTAA
- the nlrp12l gene encoding NACHT, LRR and PYD domains-containing protein 12 isoform X1, translating into MKPWTLSLTKKKKPCGLINCILMNLPDLSTAWTVSQNQHSHASLKSANSMLDPIDLKRKPLLSVQRFGKQRKLNDVSNKSQASMTEPVAFHFEDFATEQQSHKNSIPELTVHSKSAMECQQEFKTRLKAKFQCIYNDVPKQSHPTFLNDIFTELYITEGESENVNKEHEVRQIETALRRKTTVDIPVKCNDIFKHSTEENRPIKCVLTKGVAGIGKTVSVQKFILDWAEGSANQDIKFVYPLPFRELNLMKGKHFSLTELLQHFKMETGSGDNLENQLVLFIFDGLDECRFPLDFQNNGKLNNPTLPASIDVLLTNLISNNLLPDSLIWITSRPAAASQIPLDYINLVTEVRGFNDPQKEEYLNKRINDKHLSGRIITHLKSSRSLYIMCHIPVFCWLSVMVLERMFNTAEDEEIPKTLTQMYTHFLLLQTHAKNMRYTREHNPGPEDEERILKLGKLAFQQLKNGNLIFYEEDLMACGIDVKEAVVYSGVCSQIFREESALTENKVYCFIHLSIQEFLAAMYVYYMFKVHHRNVLDHEEHQELTETTLFDLHKSAIDEALKSENGHLDLFLRFLLGLSLESNQSLLQGLLSQSGSRDCQSIVETIEYIKKMIEEMSVPEKSINLFYCLNELNDLSLVKEVQRFLNSGHFSKLSPAQWSALVFVLLTSEEKLDVFDLKKYIRSDEGLTRLMPVVKASETALLDNCGLTLRCCRTLASTVGSSSSNVRVLDLCSNSIGDKGLELLTTGLENTQCNLEELRLSYCRITTCGCSVLKTGLLPNLPNLRVLDLSENSLREAGIKILADYVKDQHCKLEILRLKDCRVTTQGTIAIASALLSNPSHLRELDLHWNNPGDDGVEKLSAVIQHPLSKLETLWLSYGLLTEKSCQSLASALRSSFSTLKALDLSGNAIYDEAVKMLSNGLGSPHCKVEILRLALCEITEVGVDDLASALVSNPAHLRELDLRQNHIKDFGVSRLAEMVKISNCRLEMLCLGDSGVTKDGCGVLAAALNSNPSYLRELDLSSNGLKDTGMRLLSPVLRNHSSNIMKLDLSQCGLTMACCDSLAAALQEKPSSLRELNLGVNNLEDLGIEILCAGLENPHCQLDTLGLSNCGVTGEGCTILASALRSYHSLLRELDLSENNLTDSAVRPLSVLLDDPDCKLEKLILY; encoded by the exons atGAAACCTTGGACAttaagtttaacaaaaaaaaaaaaaccctgtggtTTGATCAACTGCATTTTAATGAATTTGCCAGATTTAAGCACTGCATG GACAGTCTCACAAAATCAGCACAGCCATGCTTCTTTAAAAAGTGCTAATTCTATGCTGGATCCAattgatttaaaaagaaaacctcTTTTGTCAGTACAAAG GTTTGGTAAGCAGAGAAAGCTGAATGATGTGTCGAACAAAAGCCAGGCATCAATGACTGAACCAGTTgctttccattttgaagactttGCCACTGAGCAACA GTCTCACAAGAACAGTATTCCTGAATTAACTGTCCATTCAAAATCAGCAATGGAGTGCCAGCAAGAATTTAAAACAAGACTGAAAGCCAAATTTCAGTGCATTTACAATGACGTGCCCAAACAATCACATCCCACGTTCCTGAACGACATCTTCACAGAGCTTTACATCACTGAAGGGGAAAGTGAGAATGTCAACAAAGAACACGAGGTGAGACAGATCGAGACAGCGTTGAGGAGAAAAACCACAGTAGACATTCCAGTCAAATGCAATGACATTTTTAAACACTCTACTGAAGAAAACAGACCCATCAAATGTGTGTTGACTAAGGGTGTTGCAGGCATTGGGAAAACAGTTTCAGTGCAGAAATTTATACTGGATTGGGCTGAGGGCAGCGCTAATCAGGATATCAAGTTTGTGTATCCGCTTCCATTCCGAGAACTGAACCTGATGAAAGGGAAACATTTCAGCTTGACTGAGCTTCTCCAACACTTCAAAATGGAAACAGGCTCTGGAGATAATCTTGAAAACCAATTAGTTCTCTTCATCTTTGACGGTCTGGATGAATGCCGCTTTCCTTTGGATTTCCAGAATAACGGAAAGTTGAATAACCCAACTCTGCCAGCTTCTATTGATGTTTTGCTAACCAATCTCATCAGTAACAATCTGCTTCCTGATTCCCTCATTTGGATAACATCTCGACCAGCAGCAGCCAGTCAGATCCCTCTCGACTATATCAATCTGGTGACTGAAGTTCGAGGGTTTAATGATCCACAAAAGGAGGAATACCTCAACAAGAGAATAAATGATAAACACCTCTCTGGTCGTATCATCACGCACTTAAAGTCGTCAAGAAGTCTGTACATCATGTGTCATATACCAGTCTTCTGTTGGCTCTCTGTTATGGTGCTAGAGAGAATGTTCAACACAGCAGAAGATGAAGAAATCCCCAAGACTCTTActcaaatgtacacacacttccttCTCCTCCAAACCCATGCGAAAAACATGAGATACACCAGAGAGCACAACCCAGGCCCGGAGGATGAAGAAAGGATTTTAAAGCTAGGTAAGCTAGCCTTCCAACAACTGAAAAATGGCAATCTGATATTCTATGAGGAAGACCTGATGGCCTGTGGGATTGATGTGAAGGAGGCAGTGGTGTACTCAGGAGTTTGCTCACAGATCTTCCGAGAGGAGTCAGCATTAACCGAGAACAAAGTCTACTGCTTCATCCACCTGAGCATTCAGGAGTTTTTAGCAGCAATGTATGTGTATTACATGTTTAAGGTCCACCACAGAAACGTTCTGGATCATGAAGAGCATCAAGAGCTTACAGAGACCACCTTGTTTGACTTGCATAAGAGTGCCATTGACGAGGCTCTAAAGAGTGAGAATGGACATCTGGATCTATTTCTCCGATTCCTTCTGGGACTTTCCTTGGAGTCCAATCAGAGCCTTTTACAAGGTTTGCTTTCTCAGTCTGGTAGCAGAGACTGTCAGAGCATTGTGGAAACCAttgaatatataaagaaaatgatAGAGGAGATGTCCGTGCCAGAAAAGTCTATAAATCTCTTTTACTGTCTCAATGAACTCAATGATCTCTCTTTGGTCAAGGAGGTCCAGCGGTTCCTGAACTCAGGGCATTTTTCTAAACTTTCCCCTGCACAGTGGTCTGCTTTGGTTTTTGTGTTGCTGACATCAGAAGAGAAGCTGGATGTGTTTGACCTGAAGAAGTATATCAGATCGGATGAAGGCCTCACCAGATTGATGCCAGTGGTCAAAGCTTCAGAAACTGCGCT ACTGGATAATTGTGGACTTACTTTGAGATGCTGTAGAACTCTTGCCTCCACTGTTGGCTCTAGCTCTTCTAATGTACGAGTGCTAGATCTGTGCAGTAACTCCATTGGAGACAAAGGGCTGGAGCTTCTGACCACCGGACTGGAAAACACACAGTGTAATTTAGAGGAACTGAG GCTCTCATACTGCAGAATCACCACATGCGGCTGCTCTGTTCTTAAAACAGGACTGCTTCCAAACCTTCCAAACCTTAGGGTGCTGGACCTGAGTGAAAACAGTCTGAGAGAAGCAGGAATTAAGATCTTAGCCGATTACGTGAAGGATCAGCACTGTAAACTTGAGATACTGAG ACTTAAGGACTGCAGAGTTACAACTCAGGGCACCATTGCAATAGCCTCAGCTCTGCTGTCTAACCCGTCACACTTAAGAGAGCTCGATCTGCACTGGAATAATCCAGGAGATGATGGAGTGGAGAAGCTTTCCGCTGTCATACAGCACCCACTCTCAAAGCTTGAAACACTTtg GCTAAGTTACGGTTTGCTCACTGAGAAATCCTGTCAGTCTTTGGCTTCGGCTCTCAGGTCCAGCTTCTCTACTCTGAAAGCTTTAGATCTGAGTGGCAACGCAATCTATGATGAAGCAGTGAAAATGCTCTCAAATGGACTTGGAAGCCCTCACTGTAAAGTAGAGATTTTGAG GTTGGCATTGTGTGAGATCACAGAGGTGGGTGTTGATGATTTGGCCTCAGCTCTCGTTTCTAACCCAGCTCATCTAAGAGAGCTGGACCTGAGACAGAACCACATAAAAGATTTCGGTGTATCAAGACTTGCTGAAATGGTGAAGATTTCCAACTGTAGGCTGGAGATGTTATG TTTAGGAGACAGTGGGGTCACAAAGGACGGTTGTGGTGTCCTCGCTGCAGCTCTAAACTCAAACCCGTCGTATctgagagagctggacctgagCAGTAACGGGCTCAAAGACACAGGGATGAGGCTTCTTTCTCCTGTCCTGAGGAATCACAGCAGCAACATTATGAAATTAGA TTTGAGTCAGTGTGGTTTAACCATGGCCTGCTGTGATTCACTGGCTGCAGCTCTTCAAGAAAAACCCTCAAGTCTTAGAGAGCTGAATTTAGGAGTAAATAATCTAGAAGATCTGGGAATTGAAATCCTCTGTGCTGGACTGGAAAATCCACATTGTCAGCTGGACACTTTAGG GCTGTCTAACTGTGGGGTCACAGGGGAAGGTTGCACAATTTTAGCCTCTGCACTGAGATCTTATCACTCACTTTTAAGAGAGCTGGACCTGAGTGAAAACAATCTCACAGATTCAGCCGTGAGGCCACTATCGGTCTTGCTAGATGATCCAGACTGTAAACTAGAGAAACTTAT CTTGTATTAA
- the si:dkey-126g1.9 gene encoding uncharacterized protein si:dkey-126g1.9: protein MCVCSPESLISVCTNNTLLVKTMKPKSLCVPRLGLFEDGRYRRQVDTGAPEQNQREKPRDLHFTLLSERSQYEPLVEDDSQHKLKEEKKAKKKEKYKKYRKNVGKALRYSWKCLMLGLQNFTVGYSTPLSAAASIVPDFHPGGAWG, encoded by the exons ATGTGCGTATGCAGTCCTGAGAGCTTGATCAGTGTGTGCACGAACAACACGCTCCTGGTGAAGACCATGAAGCCCAAGTCTCTCTGTGTCCCGCGGCTTGGCCTCTTTGAGGACGGTAGATACAGGCGGCAGGTTGATACCGGCGCACCGGAGCAGAATCAGAGGGAGAAACCCAGAGATCTGCACTTCACTTTACTGTCAGAGAGATCTCAATACGAGCCTTTAGTGGAAGATGACAGCCAACACAAACTAAAGGAGgaaaagaaagcaaaaaagaaagaaaagtataaaaaatacagaaag AACGTAGGAAAGGCTCTTCGCTACAGTTGGAAATGTCTCATGTTGGGTCTGCAGAACTTCACTGTGGGATATTCCACCCCTCTTTCTGCTGCAGCGTCTATTGTCCCAGATTTCCATCCGGGAGGAGCCTGGGGTTAA